One Aureibacillus halotolerans genomic region harbors:
- a CDS encoding phytoene desaturase family protein gives MSIAIIGSGIGSLTTALLLSKENISIDIYEASDRVGGRLRSLEQGDYRIDAGPTIVLLPEMLLSILEEGGLSLKEIELLPCDPLYDIHFSDGTTFTKYSDLGKQQQELMKTFPEDAASFDRFMTDMEEQYQFGKKMFLERSFSGAKDALRPQILHAFWKLKAYQTVRQRMKKYFTNPKLIDAYSLQTLYVGGNPAQSPALYSLIPYSEHAHGIYYVKGGYARLASILEKELKKRGVRFFTSTRVTNILHDEQQIRGVRVEEEDRLYDTVIYNGDLPAMQDLVSMGNMKKKSRSPKSYVPSSGCFLLYYGLEKTLEAPIHQFFMPDHFLLHMQEVFTNKRLPTDPSFYTFYPSAIDDTLAPKGHSVLYVLVPVPSSDAVDWSRETDAFVEQIEQELERRAFPGFKEAVVWRQIHTPADAKIEGLYEGGSFGIAPMLKQSGMFRPQMKPLPIHGLYAVGASIHPGGGIPIVMQGAKLLADHIKTTDAVRRPLNA, from the coding sequence ATGAGCATCGCCATAATCGGAAGCGGCATAGGAAGCTTAACGACTGCGCTTCTTTTATCAAAAGAAAACATCTCAATAGATATTTACGAAGCGAGCGATCGTGTTGGTGGTCGATTGCGGTCATTGGAACAAGGGGACTATCGGATTGATGCAGGACCCACGATCGTGTTGCTTCCTGAAATGCTTCTCTCCATTCTTGAAGAAGGCGGGCTTTCACTTAAAGAAATAGAGCTTTTGCCATGTGATCCGCTGTACGATATCCATTTTTCAGATGGCACGACCTTTACAAAATACAGTGATCTCGGAAAACAGCAGCAAGAGCTGATGAAGACATTTCCTGAAGATGCGGCCTCGTTTGATCGGTTTATGACAGACATGGAGGAGCAATATCAATTCGGGAAAAAAATGTTCCTCGAACGCTCATTTTCAGGTGCAAAGGACGCCCTTCGTCCGCAAATTCTGCATGCGTTTTGGAAATTAAAGGCGTATCAAACGGTTCGTCAGCGTATGAAGAAGTATTTTACAAACCCAAAGCTTATTGATGCGTACAGCCTGCAAACCTTATACGTTGGCGGGAATCCTGCTCAATCCCCTGCGTTGTACTCGTTAATCCCTTACAGTGAGCATGCACATGGGATCTATTATGTTAAAGGGGGTTACGCACGGTTGGCATCTATCTTAGAGAAAGAGTTAAAGAAACGTGGCGTTCGCTTTTTCACATCGACTCGCGTGACAAACATTCTCCATGATGAGCAACAGATTCGAGGTGTTCGCGTAGAGGAAGAGGATCGCTTGTATGATACCGTGATTTATAATGGAGACCTTCCTGCAATGCAAGACCTCGTTTCTATGGGAAATATGAAGAAGAAGAGCCGATCTCCAAAATCATATGTGCCATCATCCGGTTGTTTTTTACTTTATTACGGGTTGGAGAAAACGCTTGAAGCCCCAATTCATCAATTTTTTATGCCTGACCATTTTTTATTACACATGCAAGAGGTGTTTACAAACAAGCGATTACCAACGGACCCCTCCTTTTATACATTTTATCCGTCAGCAATCGATGATACATTAGCCCCTAAAGGGCACAGTGTGCTCTACGTCCTTGTCCCTGTACCATCCAGCGACGCTGTTGACTGGAGCAGGGAAACGGACGCGTTTGTCGAACAAATAGAGCAAGAGCTTGAAAGACGTGCTTTTCCCGGCTTTAAAGAGGCTGTTGTCTGGAGACAGATTCATACGCCCGCAGACGCTAAAATAGAAGGCTTGTATGAGGGTGGAAGCTTTGGTATAGCACCAATGCTAAAGCAATCGGGCATGTTTCGTCCGCAAATGAAGCCATTGCCCATTCACGGTCTATATGCAGTTGGCGCGTCGATCCATCCAGGTGGGGGGATTCCCATTGTCATGCAAGGGGCC